The genomic DNA ACAGACACAGAGGTCTCACTTCATCCCTGCTGGGTTCCTCTGTGAGGCCTCAGCTGGATGGGAGAGCCCTGGGACACAGCAAACAGCAAAGTTCTCCAAGCTGCTGCTTCAGAGTCCACACTGTCAGCACTGCCCTGGTGAGGATTCCCTCAGTCAGAAGGGAGGAATCAAGGAGAGGCCTCAGGTCCTGGCAGGCCCAGGCACCCAGGTTTGCTGACTTGCAGAGCTTGCAAGAGGGAGCCTTGAATCCTAGCCCCTGCTCCATGCACCACTTACCCGGTTCAGTGAAATGTAACTCATTTAGGGAAGGAAGAGTGTGATTGTGACCTCTGCAAGGCTTGAGTTGTGGCAGCTCCCCAGGACAGCTCAGCTGATCTCACAGcctgcagctgtcaaaaaggagcaaaggcctccatcctaccagtgcccctggagcatcccacagGCTGCATGTGCCAACCCAGCAGCCAAGAAAGGAAAATTTAGCCTAAGTTATCAAATTTGACACATAAAGcgttcagcagctgctccagtggGAGGTTTGAGTGGGAATGGGAGCAGAGAGGTGAAGCTACAGGAGGTGTAAATGCCAGAACCAGACCACAGCTCTGGGCTATGAACCCATCCCAGTACCAGAGCCAGACTGGAGCAAGGTCTGCTTTTAACCATCCTGAGCACATTTAGGGCATATAAACAGAAACCCATACAAACCAGGCAGGCAGGCACTAGAGATCCTGCCAAATCCACACCGGGAAGCAATTAGACAAAACTGGTTTTATTTGCCCCCTTGAACCTTGCTGGAGGGATTGGCTGGAGCACAGGAGGCAGGTTTGTTACTGTTCCCTCTCGAGGCACTGCTACATCTTAACACAGGAGGGTCTCAGGAGTCAAAACTATGCAGACATTAAATAGAAGAATccattttcaaattaattttaagTGATCTACATGTGGAAATTCGGGTTTCTGCTCTGTCTTGGTATTGATAAAGATGGGCTGCAAGATGAGCCTTCCTATGTACCATGTAAGTGCTTCCCATGCTTAAGGGTTGTCTACCCTTATTTTCTAGGAGTTACCACAGGCAACTGGAAAACAGTTTTTCAACATGCTGGATAAAAAGCAGTGAAAATATTTGTGAGTCTATGTGAATTTTTATTAGCTCTCATTGACACAGGAACGGTGCAGCTTCAGCAGAGCCCAGACGTGGTGCTGTGTCcagtggagcagcagctgctcttcccccaggctgtgcctgctGACTGGGAGACTGCTCCCCACGGCTCCACCGAAGGCACAGGGGAGCTGCCTGAGCTCAAATCCCACACTGTGATGCTGCTTTCCCCCACCTCGTGCCCACCCCCTGAAATTCTCAGTCACCTCTGGGAACATGAATTAGCCCAGGTGCTGGCTGAGAGCTGGGCTGCACAGCTGTCGCAaaacctgccccaggtgtctgtgccaccagcactgcaggggtttctcatgggctgcaggaacCCAGACCCTGCTGAGGCTGAATGACACCCAAGATCTCATCGTACAAAAGCTTCTTCCCAAGAATTCCCATCACACTGTTCATTTCTTCTCAGCATTTCAAGCCTATGTGATCCTATTTAGTATTTAAGAGCCAGCAGAAAGCACACCTGGATCCATGCAGGACTCAGCTCCCCTCTCCCACTGAAGAGGAGCAGGAGCTCCCAgcattcagggctgtgctgaggtggATTTCAGCTGCTGCCATTTCGATGTGAAGGCTTTGACCTGAGCTCTCCCATCTCTCCAGGGCTGTTCTACTGCCTGGGAAAGCTGCCACcacccccagctcctcccagtgccacccactGCTCAGGAATCCACAGGTGCCATTTCTTGGAGGTCATTTACTCAGTGGTACTCAAGCTGATTTCCAGTCTGTTCTGCACAGTGGCTCCTTCAAAATGAGGGGTGAGCAGTGCAGCACATTTAAGTAACATGAACTGTAACTCAGGGATTTCAGGTCAGAGCACATATCCTAAGAGAAAATAATCCAAATGAAAGTGTGAAATTAGTGATGTGATCCCACCATTTTGCCATGGGTGCAGAACCTGAGTGAAACTCTCCTGTCCTTTGAGGACATCTGCTTGATGAACCTGTGCAGTCCTGGGGCTTAGGGCTAAGAgacaggaagggcaggagggaagaAGCAGTTTCCATGACAAATGTCCATCTGACACATTCAGCAAGGACACAGCACAGGATTTGCCTCctgctcctcagccctcaatCTCTAGATCACAGTTGtgcctctctccctgccctgaTAAATCCTGACACCAGGCTGCACATTGAGGCAGTGTCTCCAAATCATAGAAGTGCAGGTGCTCAAGCACTGGGACTTGTTTCTGCCCCTCCTGCTGTCAGGATGCCTCTTCTGGGAGACTCATctggggctctgcctgccctACAGAGCCCTGCCAGCAAAATTGTTTCATTAGAGGGGtaagggaaaggttcttcccacaGCTTTGGGGCAGCACCCTACCCTAAACCTTGAGTTTGGTGGCACAAACAAATCCATCACCCTGCTCAGCTAGGTCAGCACCCaagtgcttgggagcagaggacagggatgtgtcccaCAGAGAGGCACAGCACCAGTGAGCCCAAAGCAGCCCTGGACAACTCACACAGGGCTCAGCAGTGGAGAATGAGCTGGGCCACGATTACCAGCAGTGATAAATGCAGGGAGAACCATGGCTCCTGCAGCCTCCTTCCATCTTTAACCAGCTCTCTGCCCAGCTTTCAAAAGGCAGAAACCAAAACTGGTCACAATATCCCAGATCACTCTGACCACCAGCTTTTACACAAGAGAAATTCCTGACATCACTGTTTAACACACTCATATGTTCTGACATGCTTCAGCACTGCCTGTCCAATGATTCAGGTGCTTTTCAGGCTGGAATCTCTTCACTCCAGCTGCCTGAAAGCTCCATGGTCTGGTACATTTTCTTTGTTTGCTGCTCTATCAGCTTATGCTGTCTGCACATTCTACCTGTGTTTGTTCCCAGGAACTCAGTTAATAGGACTGCACACTTTAGCTGGAATGCCTCACACTCACTTCAGGTGCCACAGCTGTCAGGTGGGATGAGGTTTTGGAGAACATAAATGTTAGAGCTTGGGGCAGTGAACATTCCTTCTGAAAATCAACAGAAGACTCAGCCTTAAGCCCTGGAACTGCTGTGGCTGCAAGTCAGACAGTTTCAGCTGCCACGAGGACTCAGTgcagcagtgctgtcagtgcagtccctgtcccagtgccccaTTCACACGGTGTCATGAGAGACACCTCAGCCCCCCGGAGCAACAGCAGCCACCAGGGAAGCGGCAGAGCAGCCAGACTGGGGCAGGTTGGGCTACGAGGCAAAGGTGCCAGGgtgagctgtccctgcagggcacagggaccctCCCACCACCAACACTCTTCCCGTGTGGGCGCAGTGAGGAGCCAGCCGTGCCAGGGCTGTGATTCCTGGCGCTGCTCAGCTGCGGATCTGGGAAAGGGGCCGGCAGTGGAGCCGTGGGTCGGTCACACGGGGAGCAGGCAAGCTGCGGCCAGCCaggccgcggggcgggcgggccgtGCTCGGTGGGGCCCGGCCGCGGTCAGTCCAGGgctgcccggccccgcggggctcCGGGGGCTCCCGAGGGCCGGGCCCGGCTCCCACCCGGGCCGGCGTCACTCGTGGGCCACGCGCTCCAGCGCCACGTAGAAGCTGTCCTTGTCGTCCAGGCAGTGCCAGCCGATGGGCCCCGCCTCGCAGTCGGCGCACACCAGGAACTTGACGTTGCCCACGTCGCGGGTGAAGCCCACGTTCTCGAAGGAGAACATGTCGCGCACCAGCCAGTGCTCCCGCAGCAcgtccccgccgccgcccgccgccgccgccgccgccttctTCCTCATGGCGGGCAGGAGGAGCTGCGGAGACACGGGGCCGTCACCgcccggccggcaccgcccgctcCCTCCCCGAACCCCCCGGTACCTCTCGGCGGGCGAAGGTGGCGGCGCCGGGCAGCAGCACCCGGGAGCCGCAGCGCTGGCACAGCACGGCCCGCAGGTTGCGGCCCTCCGCGCACACGAGCCCGGCCGAGCCCGGCGCGGCCGCGGGAGCGGCGGGGGCAGAGGCCGGAGGCGCCGCCGGCTCCATCTCCGCGCAGGGCGCCGCCATGGCGAGGGGCGGGACCGGCACAGTGACGTCAGCGGAGCGCGGCAGTGACGTCATCGCTGTGGTCCCGCCCCGCGGTGGTGGCCCCGCCCCTCTGCCCATCCCGGGAGGGGCCGGGAGCGCCGGGCTGGGAATGGTGTGCGGGAATGGTGTGCGGGAATGGTATATTGGGAATGGTGTATTGGGAATGGTGTATTGGGAATGGTATATTGGGAATGGTGTATTGGGAATGGTATATTGGGAATGGTGTACGGGAATGGTGTACTGGGAATGGTGTACGGGAATGGTGTACAGGAATGGTGTACTGGGAATGGTGTACTGGGAATGGTGTACGGGAATGGTGTACGGCAATGGTGTATTGGGAATGGTGTATTGGGAATGGTGTACTGGGAATGGTGTACGGGAAAGGTGTACGGGAATGGTGTACTGGGAATGGTGTACTGGGAATGGTGTACAGGAATGGTGTACGGGAATGGTGTATTGGGAATGGTGTATTGGGAATGGTGTACGGGAATGGTGTACTGGGAATTCCATACGGGAATGGTGTACTGGGAATGGTGTACGGGAATGCTGGACTGGGAATGCTGTACTGGAATCCTGCACTGGGAATGCTGGACTGGGAATCCTCCCCCAGGAATCTTGCCCTGGGATCGGGCTGAGACCCCAGCACAGGCTGAAcccccagctgtggctgcccctgggtccctgcagtgtcccaggccaggctggacagggtttggagccccCTGGGATGCTGGAATTGTCCCTGCCCGTGACAGGGGGATGAGATGAGTTTTTTgggtccttcccacccaaaccagtctgggaatTTCTGGCCCCCAGGGATCCTGGACTGGCAGTGCTGTGTCTGTTGTGGCCCACAGGGACCATCAGGGACAGTCACTTCCCAGACATGGGAGTCTGGAGATGCCTGAATTCGTGGTTGGAGAAGGAGCTCAGTTGATGCTGGACAAAGGGAAATTGTCTCCCTTTAAAGCCTCCATCagtggagatattccagaaccatctggacGCAATCCTGTGCCgtgggctctgggatggccctgcctgGACAGGGAGTGGGACCAGATGAGCTCCTGGAGTCCCTTCCCTGACCCTTCTGGGACCCTGTGAAGCTGTAGCAGTGATTGCACCAGGATATGGGAGCACCTGGGCTGCTCtaacagcagctctgtggctgcttGGCACAGGGAGAATCCTcagtggggagggcagggggcctGAAAGGGGCAGGGGCACATTGGCAGCAATGTGTGACCCCacagagcctgggcagtgccagggcagtgccagggcagtgccagggctcacAGGCAGCACTGAGGGACGAGGTCCTGGGGCCCAGGGGactctgctgctcctcactgagcACCTTTGGGCCcctctggctgctctgggctgctgctgccacccctcTGTTGGTGTTGAGAAGATTGAAAGAGGCCTTTGATTGAGCCACTGCTTCTTTAGAGGACAGGCCAgatcccagcagagccctggtttGGTGTAAATGTGCCCcatgctcctcctgctgctcactCCTGACTGCTGCCAAGAGCCCTCAGGAGAAGCCAGAAATGGGAACTGACATTTGAGGTGAATATTCACTAAATATTCTCTGGTGTTCACTAAATAAAGGAGTAGGATTTCAGCAGCAATACTTACACAAGCTGGGGTGTGAGTGTGGCTGGGAGACATCAGCCCACCCTCCTGGCacctgggcagagtttgggggttTGAGCTCCTGAGCCCTGTCTGGGGCTGTGTGGGGACCAGAGCAGGGGGAGGAGAGGAGTCAGCAGTGCCActgacagccctggggctgccctgagccTGGCTCAGACCAGAGAAAGGAACAGGGTCCAGTCCTGTCCCATGGGAAGGGGACAGGGTCCAGTCCTGTCCTGGGGCTCAGGGAAGGCCCAGAACCCCCATGCCTGGAGATGCTCTGGACTCCACAGAGCCTGATCCAAAGAGAATCAGGGTTGCAGACCCCCAGAGTGCCCTTCCCAAGCACAATTACCCTTGGATTCTGTGGGATCCTTCCTGCTCATGGAGGGTCAACACCAGTTTGAGAAAAACACCCCAGAGCATTGCTGGGAGCTcaaatccatccctgccctggagcTGACTCTGGCTGCCCCAGAGGCACCTGAGGGTCACTCGGTGTCACTCAGTGTCGCTGTCTGTCACTCCAGGGTCACTCAGTGTCACTCTCTGTCACTCCAGGGTCACTCTGTGCCACTCCAGGGTCACTCAGTGTCACTCCAATGTCACTCCAGTGTCACTTCTCTCTCTCCAGAGCTTCAGAGCCTCCCCATGGCCACTCCTGCCCCAGACCAGCCAggagagctctgctctgcccacacATCTGCTTTGCAATGGAGGAGGCCTGTGGCTGCATTTCCctccacagagaaaagcaaggcacaacttcccgaGGATATTTCCTGGGAATCGCAGCGAGGAACCtcagagaaacaaaaaacaattcttatctaatTTGCTCCTCCTGTTGTTGTGTTGGAAGATTGTTTATCTGAAGGAGTTTGttcagttggattctgctgaggattgttttgtttccttggccaattggaaaaAGCTGTGTCCTGACTTTTGAGAGACAGTCATgagttttctttagtatcttttagtattctttaggattctttgtagtatagtataagacagtataataaagtaattaattatccTTCTGATACCATGGAGTTCTGCCCATCATTCTTCCCAGACATTGGGGATCCTGCAAATCTGACAGGAGGCCTTTCCCTGCCAGTCTGGAGCTGAACGTTTGTGAGGTTCTGCTTGGCTGTACCACAGGTGCATATCCTAATTTTGGGGTAACCCAGGCTGTGAGGGGTGAGATCCCAGCCAGGTGTGGGAGGGgagccctgtgcctgccctgggaaGGCTGCAAACCCACCCTGCAAACCCACCCTGCAAACCTGTTGGTTTcttggctgttttaatgacctggaaaggctcgggatggccttggacagcccacgctccgaaggacgaaaagagtcttcaggttttttcttggtcttcagtgtttattagtttttatctaaaagattttctctcggcccgacagaggtctgcacagcagccagccatgagcacactgagagcccccggggcggtcacctatctttatactcgaagttacgtatacaatatttatcaattttccccaataccttttacccttattgaccagtacacctttagttataaccaatcccaaagtgccaccaccaccacagaagatggaggccaaggagaagaagaagaaggacaggacacgccccaattcctccatcttacttcttcaGACACCCCTGTagagaaatcccaaaccctgtgtcttacactctaattaacccatcccttcaccatttatcccagtgaaatcctcccatcctcatacaggtgtcgtctcccatgcaggatcaaagtccagccaccagacacttctggcaacattccaggactcccgagccccaaaagggtggtcttggtcactctgcacatcagtcctgagttgctgagatcccacacaaacccaccctgccaggctgcacctgccctcacctgctcaCATTGATGTGAGATGGGCACTCCTGAGGAGTCCCAGCCCATAAACCCGAGTGGCACCACAGCACCCTGATGTCTCAGCACGtggccccaggctgctctggTCAGGGCTGGTGGCTGCAGTGGTGGCTCTCATTGTTGCAGCCCTTGTGGACAGTTCAAGAGGTAAATAAAAACCCACTAAAAGGATCTTTGGCCAATTCTTAAGTCTTGGATGGGAGCTTTCTTTGTTGGAAACTCATCTTTAATTCTTCACTTCTTACTGAAGTTCTTACTTCTTCTCATTTCCCAGGACATTTCCTGACCACTGCACAAATGTATTCTTTCTCTTTCATACAAATTGGTTTGCTGCAAGGTGTTCATTCACAACCAGCTCAGTCAGGAAAACTgtagtatttttaatttatttctgtgACTGTTACTTTATCAGTTACTCTTGCAAAACTCCCAAGTCAGAGGTGGTGCTCCCATGCTTTGCTAGCTCCCTCTACATAAATAAGGCAGAGTGCTTAGTGTTTAAAGAAGAGCTGAGGTGATTATGTGTGCCTTAGCTGCAAGGCCTGCCTTGGTGATTCTCTCCTGCTGCTTCCATGCAGCCAGCAGTGGAAGGGTGAAAATGTCTTTTAGCATTTTCTGCTGGATCATTCATGAAGCAAAGCTTCACTCTTGCTGGCCAGGGAGATCCATACCAGCTTCCTCCCAAGCAGAACATTTTGTCCCTTTGTTTTGCTTTCAGCAGGAGCCTGGACATTTTCTCATCTCCAGCACCAACATGGAGCATTTTGAAGATTTATATTGTGCATTAACTCCCTGGAAACACCTTGAAGTTCCTATTCAAAACCTTCAGTACGTCCTGTCGTGGAGAGGCAGGGATGGATCTGCTGGGCACATCCTGCTGTGAcccagttctgctgctgctgagtttGTGCCCAGCCACAAGCTGGACACGGCACTCGTGGAGCTGaatccccctgagccccctgcaggagagcagggcttgcagggaagggacagcagccactgacagctccaggggcagcatcagagcctggcagctcccccTGCACcctggcagagggcacagctgggacaatCCATGGGTGGCACCAGGGAGTGCTGCACTCCCCAAAGAGCCTGTTCCCCTCTTTGCTTCCCCACTCCTCACTGGTTAAAGAATGATGGAGCAGTTTGGGGACAGGTGTCAGGAGAGGCTCCTGAACATCTGGAGTGAGTGGTGAGCTGTTTGTGGGGGGACCAGGTAGCAGGGGGAGGATCTGGAGCCATCAATGAGGCAGTTTGCCCTGAAACCAAGAGAATCTGTTTTGCACATGGACAGATGAATTAATGCTGGGCTCCATTCATCCCACATGCCCATGGAGGAAACAGGAGCTGTAATTTTTTGCAATTGCAGCTCCACTGTAACAGTATTAGAATTATGGAATTGTTTAatttggaaaaggcctctaagacCATTGAGCCCAACCATTTCCCCAGCACTGCCGTGttcaccactaacccatgtccccagggGCCACATCCACAGGTCTTTTGAACATTCCCAGGGATGGTgaatccaccactgccctgggcctgATCAGCCCTTCAGGGAGAGattttccccaatatccaacctgaaaCTCCCTTGGCACAGtttgaggccgttccctctcctcctgtccctgttccctggcagcacagcccaacTCCCCCTGgctgcccctcctgtcaggagctgtgcagagccacaaggttccccctgagcctccttttctccaggctgagcccctttcccagctccctcagtccctcctggagctccagcccctttcccagctccattcccttccctggacatgctccagcccctcggtGTCCTCCTTGTGAGGGTCCCAAGGCTGCTCCCAGGATTGGAGGTGtgacctcagcagtgccagcacacagGGATGCTCACTGGTCACAGCATGGCAGGTACACACCAGGtgtcattggccttcttggccacctgatgATTCATTATTGCTGCTGACTGTCATCAATCTTTTCCTCCTCTGTGCTCCACGCTCTTCTCCAACAGACCTGGCATGAAATTCCCTCATTGGGGAGTTCTCCAGGCCTGGCTGGTCTCTGTGCACAGATctcacagctggagcagctgttTTTCACCACTGGGCTGAAGCTGCAGGGCAGACACACCTGAGGGCAGCTGCCTGTCTAGCACAGGCTTTGCACAAACCCTCCACACAGCAGTCAGTCATGTCTGGAAGGTGGAGAACAGAAGCTAAACTCCTACTGGCTCAGgaaatattttattctttatactttcattaaaaaataaacataGGAAACGAAACCACAGAACACTTGTGTGATAGAAACAAACGCAGAAGGTCAGAGCATTGGCTGAAAGTGCATCATTAGGTCATGCTACCACGTCCCtgatcccaccctgtccccaagcAAGGAGTCAGCAGGAAGCCCAACGAGCAGCACTACATGGAGCCCAGGCACTGTGGGGCCAAGCTGATGGCAGAGGGGAGCCTGAGCCCCCACAACAGTGAGGCAGGAcatgctgagcagggagagctccatgagctgctgggagccactggtggagcctcacctgggctcATGGGGCAGCCAGGGATAGCAAGTGTCACAGGATGTGGAGTCATGAGACAGGGGAATAAACAGCTGATAACAAAGGGCGAAACGGAATCCTGGATGTCACTCCAGAACAGCCCTGGAAGCAGAAAAATCCTAGATGAAAGGAAAACCAACACAATGAACTTGAGTGAAAGGCTGCCTCAGGTGTGCTGGGCTCGGGTCTGTCTGGGGACAATCCCCAGTGCCTCACCCAGCAGGACCCTGGTGGGCAGCAGCCACTGTGTCCCTGCTCTCCTGGCCTCAGCTCAGGTGGCCTCCTCACAGGATGGGGCACAGCCAAGCCCCCGGTGCCACACATCAtttgcagctggagctgtcaaGCTTTTTGAGGAAACACGATGTGATGAACCTTGCTGAGCACCTGATCAAGAGCACAAACACTGCAGATGCTTCTGTGGCAGGCACTGAGCTCCTCCCCTGCCTCTGCCCGTGGCCTCAGGCTCTGCTCACAGGGGCTGACAGCTTTAACCTTCGACTCCTTTGCgcagccctgcagacacagcGACAGCTCAGGGCCCTCACACCTCAcccaggctggctctgcagtgctggggagcaCGCTGCAACATTCAGGACGTACACAATGATTTGAAGCTGGAACACAAGAGCAGctgggctcagcctcacacatCCACACGGCTGAGAGCGCCCGAGGACCCGCGGGGTCCTGCGGTGGCTGAAGAGGTGACCCAGGGCTATGTACATGTCCTTGGGAGGGGTCACCAGGCTGCCTGAGACCAGGCTGGGGCAATCTGCTCTGCCCACAGACTGAGCCACAGGAACAGCACAGAGTGCAGCTTCTCCTGACCCATTCATCCCCTTCCTCCAGCTTCCCACAGAGCCCCTGATTTCAAATGACTGCTGAGATCACACAGTTATGCACATGCTCTAGTCACAAGCAGCACAGAAAGCTGCTGTTCTGGTGcctattcccacagcatccacaaCTCTCAAGAACAGTCACTGCAAATCATTTGGGACTCTTCCTCCAGCCGAGACATTTTAGAATGTTTTTCTTTGTGAGTTGCCTCTGCTCACTTCTCCCGGAGGACGCAGACCCCGGCGTCGCAGCGCTGCATCCCCAGGGAGGTGACGACttcccagctgtcaatgatgggGTCGTAGCACTCGATGCTGCTCAGCAGTGAGTTGCCATCGTATCTGCCAGGACACAAAGTTACACATGAAGGATGGTGCTGGAGGAAGAGGCTGAGGCATTCAGAGCTCTTCCTAGGAGGCTGGAATAGC from Melospiza melodia melodia isolate bMelMel2 chromosome 28, bMelMel2.pri, whole genome shotgun sequence includes the following:
- the RABIF gene encoding guanine nucleotide exchange factor MSS4, which produces MAAPCAEMEPAAPPASAPAAPAAAPGSAGLVCAEGRNLRAVLCQRCGSRVLLPGAATFARRELLLPAMRKKAAAAAAGGGGDVLREHWLVRDMFSFENVGFTRDVGNVKFLVCADCEAGPIGWHCLDDKDSFYVALERVAHE